Sequence from the Flavobacterium sp. TR2 genome:
GTTACTTCTTTATCCATTTCGTCTTGAGAAATATTCGAAACAGATTGGTATTTTTTTGAACTATGAAGATGTTGCAGAATGGCTTCTACGATAATAACAGCTCCATCGACGATTAATCCGAAATCTAATGCACCGAGACTCATCAGGTTACCGCTTACGCCAAAAGTATTCATCATGATAATGGCAAAAAGCATGGCCAATGGTATAACCGAAGCCACAATAAAACCTGCTCTGAGATTTCCGAGAAACAAAACCAAGATCAGAACCACAATTAAAGCGCCTTCGATTAAGTTTTTTTCAACTGTTCCTATGGCATTGTCTACCATTTTTGTTCGGTCCAAGAAAGGTTCAATTTTTAGTCCCTCAGGAAGGATTTTTTCGATCTGAGCAATTTTATCTTTTACGTTGACAATAACGTTATTCGCATTTTCTCCTTTCAGCATCATGACAATCCCGCCAACCGATTCTCCGTATTCGTCGGTGGTTAGTGCTCCGTAACGTATTGCCGAAGAAATTTTGACATTGGCAACATCTTTTACTAAAATAGGAAGTCCGCCCTGAGTGCTTTTAACTACAATGTTTTCAATATCTTCGATGCTTTTGGCTAAACCAGTGCTTCTAATGTAAGATACGGTTGGACCTTTTTCAATATAAGCCCCGCCTGTATTTTCGTTGCTATTGTTTAGGGCTGTAAAAACTTCACTAATTGTTAAGTTCTGCGCTTTAAGTCTGGCAGGATTTACGGCGATTTCATATTGCTTGAGCTTTCCGCCAAAAGTAGAAACATCTGCAATTCCGGCAGTTCCCAAAAGCTGTCTTCTGATCGTCCAATCCTGAATTGTTCTTAAATCTTCTAATGAATATTTTTCTTCGTAGCCTGGTTTTGGCTTTAAAACGTATTGATAAATTTCACCTAAACCAGTTGTTACAGGCGCCATTTCGGGTCTATTGGCATTTCGGTCAATTTCTATCTGCTGCAGTCTTTCTGTAATTTGCTGTCTAGCCCAATAGACATCGGCATCGTCTTCAAAGACAACACTTACGAGTGAGAGTCCGAACCGCGAAATACTCCTGCTTTCTTTAAGATGCGGAATATTGCTGATGGCTTGTTCTATCGGGAACGTGATTAATCTTTCTACGTCTTCAGCCCCTAGAGATGGCGCTGTAGTTATGATTTGCACCTGATTGTTTGTGATGTCTGGCACGGCATCAATTGGCAATTGGGTAACCTCATACACGCCATAGACAATCCACAGCAATGTAAAGATTCCAATTGCCAGTTTGTTCTTAACTGAGAACTGAATTACTTTATTAAGCATAATGTATTAATTAAAAAATAATAGATGAACGGCTGTAAAACGTTACGTTTTCAGCTGTTACAATAAAAATTTTAAAAAATAATTATGCGATTGGAGGTCTAAAAAGAGATAGCAGATTTGGATCTGAGAAAAGATCAGATCTATAAGTTGGAATTTTTGATTGCGGTAATTCTGGATTGAAAGGAACCGGAAACAAATCTTTGTCGTCTAAAATAAAAACAAGGTGAAAAGCGCTGCTGCTGATTGTTTTAAAAGGAAGCTGCATATCGCGATCGGCATCATTGTCTTTTAAGTCTTCTCCCCAATAGTGCATAGACAAGAAATCGATGAAACTTAAATCCATTAATTGTCTGTGCTCCTGATAGTGCTCAATAAGTATCGGCAATTTGTAAAACTGCTGTACAAAACTGCTGTTTGAAGCTATTAAAAAAATGAATATGTAAATAATACTTTTTCGCACAAGGCAAATTTAATTTAAATTCTATAAAAATCATCATTAAATAAACCTTAAGATTTCCTTTAGGAATTAACGGGCTCAGTATTAGCTAGACAGCCCTTCCAATTGCAAAAATACCGGAATTAAAGCTTTACCTTTTTCTGTCAAATTGTATTCGATGTGCAGAGGCTTTAGTTTTATGGTAGTTTTTTCCAAAAGCCCTTCTTCTTCCAATTCTTTTAAGGCTGTAGCCAAAGATTGTTTATTTGAACCTTGAATCTGACGCAGTAAATTGTTAAAACGCAAAGGCGATTCTACTGCGAGACGGAAAATTTCTGCTTTCCATTTTCCAGATAACATCTTTAAAAGTCTTTGGGCCGGACAAGTTTCTTTTTCTTCCATAATGATTGCGGGTAGTCAAAAAAATCTGACTTATTGTTTTGGAGCGTTTTTTAATTAAATTTTGTAGTAATTCTAAAGTAAAAATAGGAAATGAAAGCAAAGAAACCAAGCGAAATGAGCATTGAGGAGCTGTTAAAAATGCAGAAAACAATTAAGACAACAATTAAAATTTTGATTTTGGCCGCCATAATGCTGCTAATCATTATTGTATTTTTATTTCTCGAGAAAGGATTGTTAAGTTTAATGGCAATTCCTTTCTCCATGGCTTTTCTAATAGTCAACTCTAATTTTCTTAAAGAGATTCAGCAGGAAATTGCCACAAGAAATTTGAACTGAAAATCAGCTGATAAATATTCAGTTATACTTTAAATTTAATTTTTCTTAACTGAAAGTCTACCAAAAAAAATTAATTTTGGGCTCGCAATACAAGCCTAAAATTTATGATGATTCAAAAAAGAACCTTTTATTTTCTCCCCCTATTTTTATTTCTTTTCTTCTCACAGCTTAATTATGCTCAAGAAAAAAAAACGGTCAAAAAAGAAAGCCGCGGAAGATTATTTAATGATACTACAGCTACAGACAGCGATTATTTAATGGCAATCGAGAAAGCCAGTGAAGCATTGGAGTCTGCTTATAACGATATTGATTTTGCAGGCGACACCCGTCATCTTTTTGGCGAAATGAAACGCACAGAAAGCAAGCTGAACTTAATTTTGGCCAGTTTGAAAGGTGCAAACCCAAATGTGCGAAACCAGCAGATGTATCGTGTTGTATTACAGGAAATCCAGCAGGAACTGGAAGAACAGAACAAAGCCATCAATAGCCGTAATCTAGATCTTGAAAACATCAAAAAACGTGCAATTGACCTTCGCAACGACAAGACTTTAATGTCTTTACTAAAAGATACCATCCGACGTAAGCAATTTAAAAAAGAATTTAAAAATCTTAGAGAAATCTATCTTGCTACAGATAGTTTAATGACTAAAAACCAAACTACTCTAAACAATAAAAAAAGGCTTACCGTACAGCGAAAAATTGCTGTTTCTAATGCTTTGGAAACCGTTGAAAATAAACTGGAAAAATCAGGAATCAGTATTTTCAAGAAAGAATATCCTTCGTTGTGGCAGATTAACGATACTGCGGCTAAGAAAAAAGTAACGCACAACATCAAGGCAAAAATCATAATTGAAGAAAATGTAGCGGCGTATTACCTAAGCTACAAAGCGGGCGGACTTATCACGCTATGCTTCTTTATGGGACTTTTGTTTTGGTACATTTCCAAAAACATCAAATACCTTAAAACAAATGGTTATGCTGATAACCTTTTGCTTTTAAATTTCAAATACTTAAATCGAGGCGCTTTCCTTCCTGTTTTGGTCATTGCATTAAATATTGCCGTGGTAACCAATTTGTATGCTCCCGCTCTATTTTTAGAACTAATCCAGCTTTTCCTGCTTGGGGTTTTAATTTTCCTTTTCAAAAATCAGTGGTCTGGCGTTTCTATGAGAAACTGGCTTTTTCTTGTCGGATTATTCTTTGCGCTTTGCTTTCTAGATTTGTTTATCACAATCGGGTTATTGCAGCGTTTTGCCTTTGTTGCAATTAATATTTTAGGCATTCGTTATGGTTTAGTTCAGATTAAAACGCTTAAAGAAGAACTTTATATAAAAGGCTTTTTTAAATGGGCAAGCATCATTTTTATCGGATTAAATGTTTTGTCTATTCTTTATAATGTATTCGGAAGAGTTTCTCTTTCTAATATGTTAAGTCTTACGGCTTTTATCTCACTTACTCAAATTGTTGCTTTAAGTGTTCTTTTGAAGATTATTTTGGAAATTATTTTACTTCAAATTTATACGATTAGGGTAAAAAGAGGAATCGAAAAAATGTTCGATTATGAAAGTTTATCAGATACGCTGAAAAAACCTTTTATTATTGTAATTAGTTATATGTGGCTGATCGTGATTGCTTCAAATTTGAATATTTGGGAATCGCTTCGCGCTTCTTTGACCAAATTGTTAAGCCATCCAAATACAATCGGAAGCATCACATTTACGCTGGGCAATATTGTTTTGTTCTTTATTATTATTTGGACAGCGCACTTACTGCAAAAATATGTTGCTTATTTTTTTGGTGAAATTGATGATGAAAACGAAGAAAACGTTAACAAAAGGCAACATTCAAAATTGCTTATTACACGATTAGTTGTGCTCATAATCGGTTATCTGCTTGCTGTTGCCGCTTCTGGAATGCCTTTGGATAAATTGAGCATTCTTTTAGGAGCTTTGGGTGTCGGTGTCGGACTTGGACTCCAAAACATTGTCAACAATTTTGTATCGGGTATAATTTTGATTTTTGACAAGCCAATTCAAGTTGGCGATGTCGTAGAAGTGAGTTCTCAATCTGGCCGCATCAAATCGATGGGATTGCGAACAACCAAAATAAATGCTCCAAATGGCGCTGAAATTATAGTTCCGAATGGTAACTTGTTATCTCAAAACATTACCAATTGGACATATACGGATAATTTAAAATTGGTTGAAGTTACTTTCGAAATTAGCGGAGAAACAATTCCAGAAGAAATCAATTCGGTAATAAATGAAACGCTTGCCAATCTTCCGCTGGTCAACAATTCAAAACCTTCACAAATATATTATAGCTCAATTTCTGACGAAAAATATAAACTTTTAATCAAGTTCTGGTGCAGTATCTACAGGACTGAAGAAACTGTAAGTTCTGCAAGACAAGAGCTTTATATGAGCTTTAAAAATAAAGGCTTGACATTCTCAAGTTAAAACGTAAAAAAAGGCAGTAACGTATTACTGCCTTTTTTATTGCTCAGAGTAATTTTTTTTTTAGTGAAAATATTGAAATATTTTCTTACTTTTAAAGTAAAATGTTAAATAATAGCATTTTACCAAAAACACGTATAAACCCGTGTACCCATAATTTAGTTATAAAGTAATTTAGCGTTGTAAAAAAAATACGATCAAAAACTAACATTAACATTAAATCTTAAAAAATTATGGAAGTCTTTCTTGGAACAATTTTAGGTTTCGGATTTAATTTTCCTCCTAGAGGATGGGCTTATTGCAATGGTCAACTCATTTCAATCAGTCAGAACACAGCTTTATTTTCACTATTGGGAACAATGTACGGCGGGGATGGCATGAGCACATTCGGTCTTCCGGATCTAAGAGGAAGAGCTCCTATCCATTTTGGTCAAGGGCCTGGTTTAAGCAATATCACGCAAGGTGAAAGAGCAGGTACAGAAAATACTACTTTAACAACATTAAACATTCCTGCTCACATACATGCACTAGCAGGTGGAACTGCAGCGGTAACTGTGACTGCAACTACTATTACAGGAGGTACAATTACTAATGAAACTGACGGCGGAAACAATTCTTTTGCTTCGAGTGGTTCGGCACCTAACATCTACAGCGAACCAGGAGGGAGTGGAACTGACAAAGTTGGCGGTTTTAGTGCAACAGCTACATTAGGTGGCAATACAGCTCCAACTGGAGGCACTAGCCCTTTTAGCATACGCAATCCATATCTTGCAATAAACTTTTGTATTGCAACAAGTGGAATTTTCCCTTCTAGAAACTAATAAATTCAAAATAGAGGCAAAAAATTGCCTCTATTTTTTAATATCATTTTATGGATAACGACATTAAAATAGGAATTTTAATATCAAAGTCTCAACAGTACCCTTCGCTGGATAAAGATTTTATAAGAGGTTTAAAACTCAATAACCTGAATGTAAAATTTTATGTAGAAAGCATTGGCATTGGTGCTGATGAGAAACTTATAATTGACAAAATACAGAAACTTAACTTTCAGGAAGATATATCAATTATAATTGGTTTCCTAGGGCATCATAATATGACTGATGTTTATAAATATGCTTCTAATAACGATATTTTATTGTTGGCTGCAGATTTAGGAGCAACAATTCCTTATCAATCAGCATATAAAGGCATATATATAAATTCTCTAGGGCTAACCGAATCTTGCTATCATTTGGGTAAATATTTTTCAGATAAAAAATATAAAATAGCAACTTCTACATCATTTTATGATTCGGGATACGGGATGCTTCATGCCTTAGAATATGCTTTTAAGGAACAAAATCATTTTACAGGGCATTACATCACTCCTTTTAATCCGAGAGAAAATGAAGCTTCTTATATGAATGAAATTATAAATGCGCAGCAGCCTAATGCTGTTTTTGCTTTTTATAGTGGTCTGTATGCAGAAGAAAATGCCGATTTTATGAAACAAAATAAAATCACTCAAAAATATCCTTTTTATGTAACGCCTTTTTTTATCAATGATAAAATTTTGGACGAATATAAAAATAATCCCCATGAACTTTATGTAGTGAGCACGTGGATGCAGCATGATACCGATGCAACAGATTTCAGTTCAAATTACAAAGAAATTTATGCTGAAACCCCTTCTCTATTTTCAATTTTAGGTTATGAAAACGGGCTGATATTAAAGCATATGCTTTTAAATGCTGCTAATTTAAAAACGAGCTCTTTAATTGAAGCAATTCATAAATTGAATATTGACGGCCCGAGAGGCACTATCCGATTTGATGAGGATACCAACAGAACAGTGTTCGATCATTATATATACCAATTAAACTTGGATTCTTTTAATACTATAAGCTTTAAAAAAATTGAAACATTGATAAACGATGGGGATTTTATTAAGGCTTTTGCCTCATTATCAAAACCTGAGCATCTAGGAGGCTGGGACAATGCTTATCTATGTCATTAACTAAATTGTATGTTATGAAAAAAAAATTACTCTTATTTTTTACGTTCTTTTGTGTCTTCGGATTACACCAAAATATAAAAGGACAGACCTTAGCACCGGGAGACATTGCTTTTATAGGCTTTGACACTGGCGGTTTAGATGGGTTTAGCTTTATAGCCCTAAAAAACTTACCAGCGGGTGAGATCGTATACTTTACTGAAGAAGGTCTCTCTGCATCTGGCTGGATCGGCAGTAACGAGCCACATATCAAATGGACAATACCTCCTGGGGTAACTTGTGGAAAAATCATCTCAGTTATTGAAACTTCTACAAACAATGTCTTTACAGTAACAGGTGGATCAACTTCTGATTTTGTAATTAATCCAGAAGGACCCGTTTACAGTTTCAACTTGTCTGCTGGGGACCAAATGCTTGCCTATCAAAGTGCTACTAATGGCATGAGACCTGCAATTTCACTATCTACTATAACTTTCATCGCAGGTGTGCAAGGTGATTATAATCTAAATAATCACGATGGTTCTACTAAATGGAATGACCCTTTAATAACAGCAAATCTTGGCGGTGCAGAAAGTATTTTACCACAAGGACTAACAAACGGAACAAATTGTGTCGCTCTATTTCCTAGTGGTCCTGAACCAAGTCAATTTTTTGCAAAGTATACAGGATCTTTAGTAGGCACTTCTTCTGTTTTAAGAACAAATATTAATACATATACTAATTGGACAATTACAACCCTAACTTCTACTCCTTCTGGAACTCAGGGAATTTTACCAAGTAACTATTCGCCAAGTGTAACTTGTACAACATTACCCTCAGTAACTACCACAGCTCCCGTAACAAACTATGGAGCCCTAACCGCTACATTAGCAGGTTCAAACACTGACGGTGGTGACACAGTACTAAGCAGAGGTATTGTCTGGTCTCTTATGCCAAATCCTGTTATTGGTGGCCCAGGTGTAAACAACTTAGCGGCAAGTATTGGTACTGGTCCTTTTAGTGTAAATGCAACTTCACTTCCTTCGGGAACTACTATACATTATGCGGCTTATGCATCGAACTCGGCTGGAATTACTTATGGCACTCCTGCATCATTTTCGACTAATGCGCCCTTATCTGCTACACAGTCACAAACAAATGCTTGCAATGGCGTTAATAACGGAACCGCGACAGTAACTCCTTCTGGAGGAAAATCTCCTTATACTTATGCATGGTCTAATGGTTCGACTGCAGCAACAATTACAGGTTTAATGCCATCTAATTATTCGGTTAATATAACAGATAGCGAAGGGACTACAACATCTAAAATCTTTACTATAGGACAAGATTCAGCCATACAAGGAGGAATTTCCGTTACTACTGTATCTTGCTTTGGAGGTAATAACGGAGCCATAGATCTTACTCCGACAGGAGGCAGCGGATCTTATACCTATAACTGGGGTGGCGGAATTACCACACAGGATCGAACAGGTCTTATAGCAGGTACATATTCTGTTACCATTACCGATTCTAACAATTGCAGTTTGACCATAAGCAATATTGCGGTTGGCCAGCCTGCGGCAGCAGTCAGCGGAACAACAGCGCCAACTAATGTTGCTTGTAATGGAGGCAATACTGGAGCTATAAACCTTACTCCAACGGGAGGAACTGGCCCTTATACTTTCTTATGGAATGATGGAATCACAACAGAAGATAGAACGGGACTAACAGCAGGCGCATATTCCGTTACCATTACAGATTCTAAAGGTTGTTCAGCAACTATAAACAACATTCCGGTAACTCAACCTCCTGCGCTTTCTGGATCTATAGTTCCGACTCATGTTGCTTGTTTTGGAGGAAATACAGGAGCTATAAACCTTACTCCTAGCGGTGGTGTTGGCCCATATACTTTTGCATGGAGCGATGGTCCAACTACAGAAGACAGAACAGGACTTACAGCGGGTACTTATACCGTGACCATAACGGATTCTAATTCATGCTCAAAAACATTACCTAGTTTTACAATCAATCAGCCTTCTGCTCTTGGAGGTACTACAGTCGTAACTAATGCTTCATGTTTTGGAGGATCTAATGGTGCCATTAACCTAACTCCAACTGGGGGAGCTGGCCCTTACACTTTCAACTGGGTAGGTGGCGCATCTACCGAAGACCGAAACGGACTTCCTGCGGGTACTTATGCCGTTACAATTACTGACGCCAATGGCTGTACGGCAACAATAAGCAATATTGCAGTTGGTCAACCTGCTGCACCGCTTGATGGAGCAGTATCTGTAACCCCTATACTTTGTAATGGCAGCAATACAGGAGCCATAAATCTTACTCCAAGTGGCGGAACATCACCTTATACATTTGACTGGGGTGGCGGAGTAACTACTGAGGATAGAACTGGACTTGCAGCTGGCACGTATTCAGTTACCATTACAGACGGCCATGGCTGTACAAAAACAATATCTAACATACAGGTAACACAACCTTCAGCAATTGCCACGCCAATAACCATAACACATATTGCTTGTAATGGCGCAGCAACAGGAGCAATAAACATTACGCCATCTGGAGGTGTTGGGCCTTATACTTTCTTATGGAATGACGGAGTAACAAGTGAGGACAGAACAGGACTTACCGCTGGCACTTATTCAGTTACAATTACTGACAGCAACTTGTGCAGTAAAACTTTCAACAATATTGCTGTTACGCAACCTTCAGCACTTGGAGGAAGTGTATCAGTTAATAATGTGTCTTGCAATGGAGGATCAAATGGTTCTATTGGTCTTACTCCTACGGGAGGGGTTTCGCCTTACACCTATAGCTGGAATGGCGGAGTAACAACACAAAACAGATTTGGACTAATGGCAGGCACGTACTCGGTTACCATTACCGATAACAATTCTTGTTCTATAACGATAAGTAATATTCTTGTAAGCCAACCACCTGCTCTTGTTATAAGCATTGAAAAAATCAATGTTTCTTGCAATGGAGGATCAAATGGTTCGGCCACGGTAACTGCTACGGGAGGAACAGGCAACTATTCTTACCAATGGTCTCCTTCTGGAGGAAACGCAGCAACAGCATCTGGTCTCCAAGCAGGAACTTATACTGTAACTGTAACAGATGAGAACAATTGCCAAAATTCACAACAAGTTATCATTGGGGAACCATCAATTTTAGACGCCACACAAGCACAAACAGATGTTTTATGCAATGGCGGATCAACAGGAACAGCAACTGTTACCCCAATTGGAGGCGCTGGAGATTATACGTATGTATGGTCGCCTACTGGAGGAACCGCAGCTACAGCTACCGGACTTTCTGCTGGAACTTATACCTGTAAAATTACAGATAAGAACGGCTGTTTTATTACAAGAACTTTTACTATTAACCAGCCGTCTGTGCTAAATGCAACCACATCTCAAACAGATGCGACTTGTTCTGTTGGCGGAGAAGCTACAGTAGTTCCTTATGGAGGCGTGGGAGGTTATACCTATTCCTGGTCACCTTCTGGGGGGGCATCTGCTACTGCAACAGGATTATCAGCTGGTAATTATCAATGTCAAATTACAGATGGAAATGGCTGTTCTATTATCAAAAACTTCACCATCAATACAACCAATACTTTAGTTGCTAATACTACTCAAGTAGATGTGCTTTGCAATGGCGCAAATACAGGGTCTATTACAGTAACTCCTTCGGGTGCTCCTGGACCGTTTACGTACGAGTGGACTCCTAACGTAGGAAATACCGATACCGTTAACAACTTAACAGCAGGAAACTATTCTGTAAAAATTATTTCTAGCAATGGATGCTCTATTATAAAAAACTTCACAATAGCAGAACCATCAGCCATTGTAATAACACTAGCATCACAATCAAATGTGACTTGTAAGGATGGAAATAACGGATCTATAACTCCTGCTATAACTGGAGGAACAGGCGCGGTGACCTACTCATGGAACACAAACCCTGTGCAAACATCTGCAACAGCAACTGGTCTTAAAGCAGGAACTTACACGCTAACTGTAACTGATGCAAACTCATGCACCAAAACACGCAATTTTACCATAACAGAACCTGATGCACTTACTGCAAC
This genomic interval carries:
- a CDS encoding efflux RND transporter permease subunit yields the protein MKAKKPSEMSIEELLKMQKTIKTTIKILILAAIMLLIIIVFLFLEKGLLSLMAIPFSMAFLIVNSNFLKEIQQEIATRNLN
- a CDS encoding mechanosensitive ion channel family protein, whose protein sequence is MMIQKRTFYFLPLFLFLFFSQLNYAQEKKTVKKESRGRLFNDTTATDSDYLMAIEKASEALESAYNDIDFAGDTRHLFGEMKRTESKLNLILASLKGANPNVRNQQMYRVVLQEIQQELEEQNKAINSRNLDLENIKKRAIDLRNDKTLMSLLKDTIRRKQFKKEFKNLREIYLATDSLMTKNQTTLNNKKRLTVQRKIAVSNALETVENKLEKSGISIFKKEYPSLWQINDTAAKKKVTHNIKAKIIIEENVAAYYLSYKAGGLITLCFFMGLLFWYISKNIKYLKTNGYADNLLLLNFKYLNRGAFLPVLVIALNIAVVTNLYAPALFLELIQLFLLGVLIFLFKNQWSGVSMRNWLFLVGLFFALCFLDLFITIGLLQRFAFVAINILGIRYGLVQIKTLKEELYIKGFFKWASIIFIGLNVLSILYNVFGRVSLSNMLSLTAFISLTQIVALSVLLKIILEIILLQIYTIRVKRGIEKMFDYESLSDTLKKPFIIVISYMWLIVIASNLNIWESLRASLTKLLSHPNTIGSITFTLGNIVLFFIIIWTAHLLQKYVAYFFGEIDDENEENVNKRQHSKLLITRLVVLIIGYLLAVAASGMPLDKLSILLGALGVGVGLGLQNIVNNFVSGIILIFDKPIQVGDVVEVSSQSGRIKSMGLRTTKINAPNGAEIIVPNGNLLSQNITNWTYTDNLKLVEVTFEISGETIPEEINSVINETLANLPLVNNSKPSQIYYSSISDEKYKLLIKFWCSIYRTEETVSSARQELYMSFKNKGLTFSS
- a CDS encoding MBG domain-containing protein; protein product: MKKKLLLFFTFFCVFGLHQNIKGQTLAPGDIAFIGFDTGGLDGFSFIALKNLPAGEIVYFTEEGLSASGWIGSNEPHIKWTIPPGVTCGKIISVIETSTNNVFTVTGGSTSDFVINPEGPVYSFNLSAGDQMLAYQSATNGMRPAISLSTITFIAGVQGDYNLNNHDGSTKWNDPLITANLGGAESILPQGLTNGTNCVALFPSGPEPSQFFAKYTGSLVGTSSVLRTNINTYTNWTITTLTSTPSGTQGILPSNYSPSVTCTTLPSVTTTAPVTNYGALTATLAGSNTDGGDTVLSRGIVWSLMPNPVIGGPGVNNLAASIGTGPFSVNATSLPSGTTIHYAAYASNSAGITYGTPASFSTNAPLSATQSQTNACNGVNNGTATVTPSGGKSPYTYAWSNGSTAATITGLMPSNYSVNITDSEGTTTSKIFTIGQDSAIQGGISVTTVSCFGGNNGAIDLTPTGGSGSYTYNWGGGITTQDRTGLIAGTYSVTITDSNNCSLTISNIAVGQPAAAVSGTTAPTNVACNGGNTGAINLTPTGGTGPYTFLWNDGITTEDRTGLTAGAYSVTITDSKGCSATINNIPVTQPPALSGSIVPTHVACFGGNTGAINLTPSGGVGPYTFAWSDGPTTEDRTGLTAGTYTVTITDSNSCSKTLPSFTINQPSALGGTTVVTNASCFGGSNGAINLTPTGGAGPYTFNWVGGASTEDRNGLPAGTYAVTITDANGCTATISNIAVGQPAAPLDGAVSVTPILCNGSNTGAINLTPSGGTSPYTFDWGGGVTTEDRTGLAAGTYSVTITDGHGCTKTISNIQVTQPSAIATPITITHIACNGAATGAINITPSGGVGPYTFLWNDGVTSEDRTGLTAGTYSVTITDSNLCSKTFNNIAVTQPSALGGSVSVNNVSCNGGSNGSIGLTPTGGVSPYTYSWNGGVTTQNRFGLMAGTYSVTITDNNSCSITISNILVSQPPALVISIEKINVSCNGGSNGSATVTATGGTGNYSYQWSPSGGNAATASGLQAGTYTVTVTDENNCQNSQQVIIGEPSILDATQAQTDVLCNGGSTGTATVTPIGGAGDYTYVWSPTGGTAATATGLSAGTYTCKITDKNGCFITRTFTINQPSVLNATTSQTDATCSVGGEATVVPYGGVGGYTYSWSPSGGASATATGLSAGNYQCQITDGNGCSIIKNFTINTTNTLVANTTQVDVLCNGANTGSITVTPSGAPGPFTYEWTPNVGNTDTVNNLTAGNYSVKIISSNGCSIIKNFTIAEPSAIVITLASQSNVTCKDGNNGSITPAITGGTGAVTYSWNTNPVQTSATATGLKAGTYTLTVTDANSCTKTRNFTITEPDALTATTSQTNVSCNGGSNGTATVNVTGGTGDYTYSWSPSGGTAATANGLAAGTYTVTIKDDNLCQTTASVTISQPDALTATIAKTDVLCHQANNGTATVTPLGGTGDYTYSWSPSGGTAATATGLSPNTYTVTVTDANGCFVTESVQITEPTALSATYSHTNVSCNGGNNGTASVTAIGGTGNYTYSWSPSGGTAATATGLAAGTYNVTVTDENSCFISSTITITQPDALALTTTPVAVTCHNGNNGSVTVSATGGTGAYTYSWAPSGGNAATASGLTAGTYTVTVTDANSCSASATVEITQPANPVNLITAVVSGVTTTGASLSGTASSNGINTDSGSCLTEVGFVYAQHANPTIADTKINVTAALGTFANTLSGLRGNRTYYVRTYTINSNGFVSYGNEVSFTTQKYTLTITAAAGHTKVYATADPVFNYTALGFVNGDTNSILTGLLSRDAGENVGKYNIKPGTINAGADYVIAFTGAEFEITKANQTITWNQTLEFGCADSNTVALTATTDSGLPVSYAIANAALGTISGSTLNIKGSGSSTITATQNGDQNHNAATAIVKPIEISQSGLVIQQWANVLFFDNRSNNYVAWQWYKNGAAISGATRQYYSELQPLNGTYHVIAKDKNGNSIKSCPIETTGTVFTKKIKIYPNPVKPGAEFTLECDFSESQLNGAEVVIYDIAGKLVQTISNVKAKNQIIAPSQTALYIVVLKLADGQLKTINLLVK
- a CDS encoding winged helix-turn-helix transcriptional regulator, with the protein product MEEKETCPAQRLLKMLSGKWKAEIFRLAVESPLRFNNLLRQIQGSNKQSLATALKELEEEGLLEKTTIKLKPLHIEYNLTEKGKALIPVFLQLEGLSS
- a CDS encoding ABC transporter substrate-binding protein, coding for MDNDIKIGILISKSQQYPSLDKDFIRGLKLNNLNVKFYVESIGIGADEKLIIDKIQKLNFQEDISIIIGFLGHHNMTDVYKYASNNDILLLAADLGATIPYQSAYKGIYINSLGLTESCYHLGKYFSDKKYKIATSTSFYDSGYGMLHALEYAFKEQNHFTGHYITPFNPRENEASYMNEIINAQQPNAVFAFYSGLYAEENADFMKQNKITQKYPFYVTPFFINDKILDEYKNNPHELYVVSTWMQHDTDATDFSSNYKEIYAETPSLFSILGYENGLILKHMLLNAANLKTSSLIEAIHKLNIDGPRGTIRFDEDTNRTVFDHYIYQLNLDSFNTISFKKIETLINDGDFIKAFASLSKPEHLGGWDNAYLCH
- a CDS encoding phage tail protein yields the protein MEVFLGTILGFGFNFPPRGWAYCNGQLISISQNTALFSLLGTMYGGDGMSTFGLPDLRGRAPIHFGQGPGLSNITQGERAGTENTTLTTLNIPAHIHALAGGTAAVTVTATTITGGTITNETDGGNNSFASSGSAPNIYSEPGGSGTDKVGGFSATATLGGNTAPTGGTSPFSIRNPYLAINFCIATSGIFPSRN